Proteins from a single region of Methanotorris igneus Kol 5:
- a CDS encoding P-II family nitrogen regulator codes for MKKIEAIIRPSKLEDVKNALLKAGCKGLTVSEVKGRGVQGGIVERYRGREYIIDLLPKVKIEIVVDDANVEKIIDLICENAKTGEFGDGKIFVIPVEEVVRVRTGERGKDAL; via the coding sequence ATGAAGAAAATAGAGGCAATAATAAGACCTTCAAAGTTAGAGGATGTAAAAAATGCATTGCTCAAGGCAGGATGTAAAGGTTTGACGGTTAGTGAGGTTAAAGGAAGAGGAGTTCAAGGAGGAATTGTTGAGAGATACAGGGGAAGAGAATACATCATTGATTTATTGCCAAAGGTAAAAATTGAGATTGTCGTCGATGATGCAAATGTAGAAAAAATTATTGACTTAATATGCGAAAATGCTAAAACAGGAGAATTTGGGGACGGTAAGATATTCGTTATTCCAGTAGAAGAAGTTGTAAGGGTAAGAACAGGAGAAAGAGGAAAAGATGCTTTATAA
- a CDS encoding GltB/FmdC/FwdC-like GXGXG domain-containing protein: MVFGIFKKLKKKSIEDFLKDKDILTIKLEKPLDCLCDFTYNFIWQSNFDYNQKVVDDITYKDLVEHLKNKGVVYIKGDVGKRFCSSMGADLKYFGGKGGKIDVGTVVIDGNIDTRFGISMVSGTVYVNEKSTIKEPIGNVIEVESDIKGYRKFISITEFVEKRHNEKLLKPNKFRNDELIINDGIVRDTVGARLEKDATIVVNGNVDLSTGILMKKGKVIVNGNAGKNTGAVLRGGCVIVRGNTGDFTAIEMKKGFIIVDGNAGKYLGAKKKGGVIYARDGSPIPPTKKYPLSEEDKKLLNKLGFFGEFYKFQ; this comes from the coding sequence ATGGTTTTTGGTATATTCAAAAAATTAAAAAAGAAATCCATTGAAGATTTTTTAAAAGATAAGGATATTTTAACAATAAAATTAGAAAAGCCACTGGATTGTCTGTGCGATTTTACCTACAACTTTATATGGCAAAGTAATTTTGATTATAACCAAAAAGTAGTTGATGATATAACCTACAAAGATTTGGTTGAACATCTGAAAAATAAAGGAGTTGTCTATATAAAAGGAGATGTTGGAAAGAGGTTTTGCTCATCTATGGGAGCAGATTTAAAATACTTTGGAGGCAAAGGGGGAAAAATTGACGTAGGAACAGTAGTCATTGATGGAAACATTGACACAAGGTTTGGCATCAGTATGGTTTCTGGAACGGTTTATGTTAATGAAAAATCTACCATAAAAGAGCCAATAGGCAATGTAATTGAAGTTGAGAGTGATATTAAAGGATATAGAAAGTTCATATCCATTACTGAATTTGTTGAAAAAAGACACAACGAAAAACTTCTAAAACCAAATAAATTTAGAAATGATGAATTAATTATTAATGATGGAATTGTTAGAGACACTGTTGGAGCAAGATTAGAAAAAGATGCCACCATTGTTGTAAATGGAAACGTTGATTTAAGCACTGGCATACTGATGAAAAAAGGAAAGGTTATTGTAAATGGAAACGCTGGAAAAAATACTGGGGCTGTTTTGAGGGGAGGGTGTGTTATAGTTAGGGGCAATACTGGGGACTTTACAGCCATTGAGATGAAAAAAGGGTTTATCATAGTTGATGGAAATGCAGGAAAATATTTGGGAGCAAAGAAAAAAGGAGGGGTTATATACGCAAGAGATGGCTCACCAATTCCACCAACAAAGAAATATCCTTTAAGTGAAGAGGATAAAAAACTTCTAAATAAATTAGGGTTTTTTGGAGAATTTTACAAATTCCAATGA
- a CDS encoding DUF166 domain-containing protein, translating into MKIGILSEGKYGERAYNVIGKKFNCDFIKVKYSGEFDDIEIDKDVLEKLKDYDLFITYTTNPDLTYELVRQISKINKNAFVIVGAWKGGGFKKQLESFGNAFCPDLMCEIDEDVLKNYIDKFPQLKGFLKYFGRPKVKIKCIDDKIKDIEILREAPCGSTSETLKEFIGKEFNENTLKNIGLRVQHFCRASKIRLFVDNECKKIKAGEIIVQSVKEGINQ; encoded by the coding sequence ATGAAAATAGGCATTTTAAGTGAAGGAAAGTATGGAGAAAGGGCTTATAATGTTATAGGAAAAAAATTCAATTGTGATTTTATTAAGGTTAAATATTCTGGAGAATTTGATGACATAGAAATTGATAAAGATGTTTTGGAGAAATTAAAGGATTATGATTTATTTATAACCTATACCACAAACCCGGATTTAACCTACGAACTCGTTAGGCAAATCAGCAAAATAAATAAAAATGCATTTGTTATTGTTGGTGCATGGAAAGGTGGGGGATTTAAAAAGCAATTGGAAAGTTTTGGTAATGCATTTTGTCCAGATTTGATGTGTGAGATTGATGAAGATGTTTTAAAAAATTATATCGATAAATTTCCCCAATTGAAGGGATTTTTAAAATATTTTGGAAGGCCAAAGGTAAAAATCAAATGCATAGATGACAAAATAAAAGATATTGAAATTTTGAGAGAGGCACCATGTGGTTCAACCTCAGAAACACTAAAGGAATTTATTGGAAAGGAGTTTAACGAAAATACCTTAAAAAACATTGGTTTAAGAGTCCAACATTTCTGCAGAGCATCTAAAATTAGATTATTTGTAGATAACGAATGCAAAAAAATCAAAGCCGGGGAAATTATTGTCCAATCTGTTAAAGAGGGGATTAACCAATAA
- the priS gene encoding DNA primase catalytic subunit PriS, whose amino-acid sequence MDKLNEIQNLYKEYYSYAIKNDLLEVPEGIEYREFGYGYFKKVDNRNISFKDEEEYKNWVLKNAPFHLYKSLSYMEFPDKSGGANKKKVFRREIAFDIDVHKTNKCRHSDDWVCDKCLNAAKEQAIYLIEEFLMPDFGLSKEDLQIAFSGNRGYHIYIKPKDEEIRNIIEHYEKPQRRFFIEYILGKNLNLNKVGSGWRRRLVKEFKKKRIATKQFEKEENWKKIIEKRKNKDKIYSIINETLNKLELDEKVMDDDIRLLRVINSLHGYTGFIVKEIKYKELDNFNPLKDAIFNGFNKKFYNVKIKQKVDKINIGDEIYSTKSKEIPASVLLFLFGHGVDFEIIG is encoded by the coding sequence ATGGATAAATTAAATGAAATTCAAAATTTGTATAAAGAATATTACTCTTATGCAATAAAAAATGATTTGTTGGAGGTTCCTGAAGGAATTGAGTATAGGGAATTTGGTTATGGGTATTTTAAAAAAGTAGATAATAGAAACATCTCATTTAAGGATGAGGAAGAGTATAAAAATTGGGTATTGAAAAATGCCCCATTCCATTTGTATAAGTCTCTCTCCTACATGGAATTTCCTGACAAATCCGGTGGTGCAAATAAAAAGAAGGTTTTTAGGAGAGAGATTGCATTTGATATTGATGTTCATAAAACAAATAAATGTAGGCATAGTGATGATTGGGTTTGTGATAAATGCTTAAACGCAGCAAAAGAGCAGGCAATTTATTTAATTGAGGAATTTTTAATGCCTGATTTTGGGTTATCTAAGGAGGATTTGCAAATTGCATTTAGTGGGAATAGGGGATATCACATCTATATTAAACCAAAGGATGAGGAAATAAGGAACATCATAGAGCATTATGAAAAACCGCAGAGGAGATTTTTTATTGAATACATCTTAGGAAAAAATTTGAATTTAAATAAGGTTGGAAGTGGTTGGAGGAGGAGATTGGTAAAGGAGTTCAAAAAGAAAAGAATAGCAACAAAACAATTTGAAAAAGAAGAAAATTGGAAAAAAATAATTGAAAAAAGGAAAAATAAGGATAAAATATACTCAATTATAAATGAAACTTTAAATAAATTGGAATTGGATGAGAAAGTTATGGATGATGATATAAGATTGTTAAGGGTTATCAACTCTTTGCATGGATATACAGGGTTTATAGTTAAGGAGATAAAATACAAAGAACTTGATAATTTTAATCCCTTAAAAGATGCGATTTTTAATGGTTTTAATAAAAAATTCTACAATGTTAAGATAAAACAAAAGGTTGATAAAATTAACATTGGAGATGAAATATATAGCACTAAAAGCAAAGAAATTCCGGCAAGTGTTTTGTTGTTTTTATTTGGGCATGGTGTGGATTTTGAGATTATTGGTTAA
- a CDS encoding winged helix-turn-helix transcriptional regulator translates to MEDIFSLLGKKGVIDIIFKIKEGVNTFTTLKKSLDEEGKGVSTRTLAERLDELEHENIIQKESNKYILTKKGEELIEIIEKVKSWEAKWREVKIPRVILGMLGEKR, encoded by the coding sequence ATGGAGGATATATTCAGTTTATTGGGTAAAAAGGGAGTTATAGACATAATTTTTAAGATTAAAGAAGGGGTAAATACATTTACTACATTGAAAAAAAGCCTTGATGAGGAAGGTAAAGGTGTAAGTACAAGAACCTTGGCTGAGAGATTGGATGAGTTGGAACATGAGAATATCATTCAAAAAGAGTCCAATAAATATATACTTACAAAAAAAGGAGAAGAACTTATTGAAATTATTGAAAAAGTAAAGTCCTGGGAAGCTAAATGGAGAGAAGTTAAAATACCAAGAGTAATTCTTGGAATGTTAGGTGAAAAAAGATAA